From Gloeocapsopsis sp. IPPAS B-1203, one genomic window encodes:
- a CDS encoding DUF924 family protein, whose amino-acid sequence MSQVDEILAFWFEQPNAADYGKQRTFWFTKSPEIDREICARFLSDYEQAATHQLSSWQESPRSCLALILLLDQFPRNIFRGTPKAFATDTAALTTAQHAVTQGFDRELLNVQRWFIYLPFEHSENLEHQRQCVELFASLKDDPESASAIDYAQRHLAVIERFGRFPHRNEILGRKSTPEELEFLQQPGSSF is encoded by the coding sequence ATGTCGCAAGTAGACGAAATTCTCGCGTTTTGGTTTGAACAACCGAATGCAGCTGATTACGGTAAACAACGCACGTTCTGGTTTACTAAAAGCCCTGAGATTGATCGAGAAATCTGCGCACGATTTTTGAGTGACTACGAACAAGCTGCGACTCATCAATTAAGCTCTTGGCAAGAGTCACCCCGCAGCTGCTTAGCATTAATTTTGCTACTAGACCAGTTTCCCCGCAATATCTTTCGCGGTACTCCTAAAGCTTTTGCTACCGACACCGCTGCTCTTACCACAGCACAGCACGCAGTTACTCAAGGTTTTGATCGAGAACTACTCAACGTACAGCGCTGGTTTATTTATTTGCCCTTTGAACACAGTGAAAATCTTGAGCATCAACGCCAGTGTGTTGAATTGTTCGCATCACTAAAGGACGATCCTGAAAGTGCTTCAGCAATAGACTACGCTCAGCGTCATCTAGCAGTCATAGAGCGGTTTGGGCGCTTTCCCCATCGCAACGAAATCCTCGGTCGCAAGTCAACTCCAGAAGAACTAGAGTTCCTCCAACAGCCAGGTTCGTCATTTTGA
- a CDS encoding tetratricopeptide repeat protein: MPNHKFWIKFLIVCALLGVTKPALGQALIPRTPQLNSAALEQQGLSLAQEAAQLAQFQQYEQALPRARLATQLAPRSYQSWFLLGGLYLQTNRYDEAIAALDQARVLDPKNASIMFALGSAHFQQGKYQAAVDTLQAGLKLKPNDPEGLFDLGNAYYKLRQFPQAINQYNRAIASDKKFWPATNNIGLIKYEQGDINAAVKHWQAALSIDKQAAEPQLAMAVALYVRGDQQRAIAMGEAALRIDQRYGDVQFLREQLWGDRLIADTQKLLASPRIQAALQEPPSQPAQIQVVPQ, translated from the coding sequence GTGCCGAATCACAAATTCTGGATAAAATTCTTGATTGTCTGTGCCTTACTGGGTGTCACAAAACCAGCATTGGGACAAGCACTGATTCCCCGCACACCGCAACTAAATTCAGCTGCTTTAGAGCAACAAGGGTTAAGTTTGGCGCAGGAAGCAGCGCAACTGGCACAATTTCAACAGTATGAACAAGCTTTACCAAGAGCGCGACTAGCAACTCAATTAGCTCCAAGAAGCTATCAGTCATGGTTTTTGTTGGGTGGTTTGTATTTGCAGACGAACAGATACGATGAAGCGATCGCCGCCTTGGATCAAGCTAGGGTGTTAGATCCAAAAAATGCATCGATTATGTTTGCCTTGGGATCAGCTCATTTTCAACAAGGTAAATACCAAGCAGCCGTGGATACTTTGCAAGCTGGGTTGAAGTTAAAACCCAACGATCCAGAGGGACTGTTTGATTTAGGTAATGCCTACTATAAGCTTAGACAGTTTCCGCAAGCAATCAATCAGTACAACAGAGCGATCGCCTCTGATAAAAAGTTCTGGCCTGCAACAAATAATATTGGTTTAATTAAATACGAACAAGGCGATATAAATGCAGCAGTGAAGCATTGGCAAGCCGCATTAAGTATTGACAAACAAGCTGCAGAACCACAACTTGCTATGGCAGTTGCACTTTATGTTAGAGGCGATCAGCAACGCGCAATCGCAATGGGAGAAGCCGCTTTACGCATCGACCAACGTTATGGTGATGTGCAGTTTTTACGCGAGCAGTTATGGGGCGATCGTTTGATTGCCGATACGCAAAAACTACTTGCTTCACCTCGCATTCAAGCTGCTTTACAAGAACCACCCTCGCAACCAGCACAGATTCAAGTTGTTCCACAGTAG
- a CDS encoding LCP family protein, which produces MAKGVETHIRAKIQPVAVQAKRQAKEAKQHLLLMLWSMRKRNPLLFWGGIISMSMAFGASVALFAPIWPNSNTFNQERQFTGQGFIKRRSPVDFWADASQYQISRPVNILVMGIDPPKNTTNHASGVFAGSSDTMLLVRLDPTNQSMKVLSIPKDSQVVIPEMGLEKISLANANGGPALAARVVSRTLNNVPIDRYVRITTNAFQELINALGGVEVFVPQQMSYVDATQKLEINLAAGWQTLDGDQAQQFARFRNSNVGDLERSQRQQMLLKAIRDRLTSPTVLPILPRLARSMQSHIDSNLSLIEMLAIVNFGITVEPQNFQMILVPGSLSPLSLDPSSYWLDGIGINQVMSEYFDVRPLGGMQASRRRSLTSLKIAVQNASGDPSLSDRVIKYLQERGFERVYTVSDWLDSQRQTEIVAQQGNLTAATDLQQILGLGIVEPTATGDLDSHLTIRIGQDWTQQQ; this is translated from the coding sequence GTGGCTAAGGGAGTAGAAACGCACATCAGGGCGAAAATTCAACCTGTGGCAGTACAAGCCAAAAGGCAAGCGAAAGAAGCTAAACAGCATTTACTGCTGATGCTATGGTCAATGCGCAAGCGCAACCCTTTATTATTTTGGGGTGGCATCATTTCGATGTCTATGGCTTTTGGAGCAAGTGTGGCATTGTTTGCGCCAATATGGCCGAATAGCAATACTTTTAATCAAGAAAGACAATTCACTGGGCAAGGATTTATTAAAAGGCGATCGCCTGTAGACTTTTGGGCTGATGCTTCCCAATATCAAATATCACGTCCAGTTAACATTTTGGTAATGGGGATTGATCCTCCAAAAAATACAACCAACCATGCATCAGGAGTTTTTGCTGGTTCTAGCGATACAATGCTGCTTGTGCGCTTAGACCCTACAAACCAATCTATGAAAGTGCTTTCTATCCCCAAAGATAGCCAAGTTGTCATTCCTGAAATGGGGTTAGAAAAAATATCTCTAGCTAATGCTAACGGTGGTCCTGCTTTAGCTGCAAGAGTCGTTAGCCGTACTTTAAATAATGTTCCGATTGATCGCTACGTTCGGATTACCACAAATGCTTTTCAAGAACTCATTAATGCGTTAGGTGGTGTTGAGGTTTTTGTCCCTCAACAAATGTCATATGTAGATGCGACTCAAAAGTTAGAAATTAACTTAGCCGCAGGATGGCAAACTTTAGATGGCGACCAAGCACAACAATTCGCGCGATTTCGTAATTCAAATGTTGGTGATTTAGAACGCTCGCAGCGACAGCAGATGTTACTCAAGGCAATTCGCGATCGCCTGACTAGCCCTACTGTATTACCAATACTGCCTAGACTAGCTCGGTCAATGCAAAGTCATATAGATAGTAACTTGAGCTTAATTGAAATGCTCGCAATCGTAAACTTTGGCATTACAGTAGAACCACAAAATTTTCAAATGATACTAGTTCCAGGTAGTCTCAGTCCTCTTAGTTTAGATCCGAGTAGCTACTGGTTGGATGGTATTGGTATTAACCAAGTAATGAGCGAGTATTTTGATGTTAGACCTCTTGGGGGAATGCAAGCATCCCGCAGGCGATCGCTGACCTCTCTCAAAATTGCAGTGCAAAACGCTTCTGGCGACCCTAGTTTAAGCGATCGCGTCATCAAGTATTTACAAGAGCGTGGTTTTGAACGAGTCTACACTGTTTCTGATTGGCTTGACTCGCAGCGTCAAACAGAAATCGTTGCTCAACAAGGTAATTTAACAGCCGCAACCGATCTGCAACAGATTTTGGGTTTAGGGATTGTAGAACCTACTGCAACTGGCGATCTCGATTCACATCTAACGATTCGTATTGGTCAAGATTGGACACAGCAACAGTAA